In Oryza brachyantha chromosome 1, ObraRS2, whole genome shotgun sequence, the following are encoded in one genomic region:
- the LOC102710917 gene encoding disease resistance protein Pik-2-like has protein sequence MEIAVGALSGMVDALPAKLGDLLQQEFALLSGVRGDVGFLQSELGTMNAALLRCESLESPDAQTRAWVAQVRDLAYDIEDWIDLFAHRVDGGAAPAHATAAATSTSSSGLLSWVRCCVNKVATLPARHVIANELQDLKTRVVALSEQRKRYRFDPPAGHAGGRSGPAGVDPRLIALYPDPGSLFGLDAPVEKVSNMVVDGGTTGLRVVSISGMPGSGKTTLATAVHRRLKEQNCFDCSAFVSVGQKPDIAGKTLKGILSHMGDLYGGGEDVGRLIAMLRQNLNDKRYLIVIDDLWSRTDWSTLKCCFPDDNLGSRIMVTTRNDVLAKECSSSMGECVYKICPLGDEDAKKLFYIKAFGKGNECPTHLKDISAQIMERCGGLPLAISSIAGALAHRYSKDEWERYESNLLPSHSDGLNLKQILNLSYSDLPSHLKTCMLYLSIFPNNYEIDVERLVRRWIAEGFIADERHASKEETARSYLGDLISRNLIQTLHLRHDGTPSCCTLHPVMHDFIVVKSMEENFVTLVYAKQEAPHNSTVRRLSLQNSVKQDQAVARTDTIKHARSVTVFGHAGGVPRLNDMSVLRVLDLEGCNGSVCLDGLCKLILLRYLSIRGTDVSELPAQIGELRCLETLDVRSTKVKELPASIVRLERLMHLLVGKAKLPGEIRKMQGLLTLSCTDVWKNTASVLPELADLANLRELELFCDATEISGNKERASFSSDGFKSLKHLSIHGRLPSVAFANRSLQEVEVLELKFEKDISDGSRSGGVSGVEHLPSLKYIFIEFSQKDAGAAATIASVRNAAEMLHPNHPLVSFKVGAAN, from the exons ATGGAGATCGCGGTGGGCGCCCTGTCCGGCATGGTGGACGCGCTGCCGGCCAAGCTCGGCGACCTGCTGCAGCAGGAGTTCGCGCTGCTCTCGGGCGTTCGCGGCGACGTCGGCTTCCTCCAGTCCGAGCTCGGCACCATGaacgccgccctcctccgctgCGAGTCCCTCGAGAGCCCCGACGCCCAGACCCGGGCCTGGGTCGCCCAGGTCCGCGACCTCGCCTACGACATCGAGGACTGGATCGACCTCTTCGCCCAccgcgtcgacggcggcgccgcccccgcccacgccaccgcggcggccacctccacctcctcctctggGCTCCTCTCGTGGGTGCGCTGCTGCGTCAACAAGGTCGCGACGCTCCCCGCGCGCCACGTCATCGCCAACGAGCTGCAGGACCTCAAGACCCGGGTCGTTGCGCTGAGCGAGCAGCGGAAGCGCTACAGGTTCGATCCGCCGGCGGGtcacgccggcggccggagcgGCCCAGCTGGCGTTGACCCCAGGCTAATTGCTCTCTATCCTGACCCCGGTTCCCTCTTCGGCCTGGACGCGCCAGTGGAGAAGGTGTCCAATATGGTGGTTGACGGCGGCACGACTGGGCTCAGGGTAGTCTCCATCTCCGGGATGCCCGGCTCCGGCAAGACGACACTTGCCACGGCGGTGCACCGCCGTCTCAAGGAGCAGAACTGCTTCGACTGCAGCGCTTTCGTCTCCGTCGGTCAGAAGCCTGACATTGCAGGTAAGACACTGAAGGGCATACTCTCGCATATGGGCGATCTTTACGGAGGAGGTGAAGACGTTGGCCGATTGATTGCGATGCtgagacaaaatttgaatgataAGAG GTACCTTATCGTCATTGATGATTTATGGAGTAGAACAGATTGGTCAACGCTCAAGTGTTGTTTCCCAGATGACAATCTTGGCAGCAGGATAATGGTCACAACCAGAAATGATGTGCTGGCAAAGGAATGCTCTTCCAGTATGGGTGAATGTGTTTACAAGATTTGTCCCCTTGGTGACGAGGAtgccaaaaaattattttacatcaAAGCTTTCGGCAAAGGGAATGAATGCCCTACACATTTGAAGGATATCTCTGCTCAAATCATGGAACGGTGTGGTGGCTTGCCGCTTGCTATATCTAGCATAGCTGGCGCTCTAGCACATCGGTATTCAAAAGATGAATGGGAGAGGTATGAATCAAACTTGCTACCTTCACATTCAGATGGATTGAACTTGAAGCAAATACTTAATCTAAGTTACAGTGATCTACCTTCACATCTCAAGACATGTATGTTATACCTAAGCATATTTCCAAATAATTATGAGATTGACGTTGAGCGCTTAGTGAGGAGATGGATTGCTGAGGGGTTTATCGCTGATGAACGTCATGCAAGCAAAGAGGAGACAGCAAGAAGCTACCTTGGTGATCTCATTAGCAGAAACCTGATTCAGACATTGCATCTTAGACATGATGGCACCCCGAGCTGCTGCACACTTCACCCAGTAATGCATGATTTCATTGTGGTCAAGTCCATGGAAGAGAACTTTGTCACTCTAGTATATGCTAAGCAAGAGGCTCCCCACAATTCCACAGTCCGGCGGCTTTCTCTTCAGAACAGTGTCAAACAGGACCAGGCTGTTGCACGAACTGATACAATCAAGCATGCTCGCTCAGTGACTGTCTTCGGTCATGCTGGTGGGGTGCCTCGCCTGAATGATATGAGTGTGTTACGTGTTCTGGACCTGGAAGGCTGCAATGGTTCAGTATGCCTCGATGGCCTCTGCAAATTGATACTTTTGAGGTACCTGAGCATCAGGGGAACTGATGTCAGTGAGCTCCCAGCACAAATTGGGGAGCTTAGGTGCCTGGAGACACTGGATGTGAGATCTACGAAGGTCAAAGAGCTGCCTGCCAGCATTGTCAGGTTGGAAAGGCTAATGCATTTGCTTGTTGGAAAGGCTAAGTTGCCCGGCGAGATCAGGAAGATGCAAGGCCTTCTAACATTGTCGTGCACTGATGTCTGGAAGAACACAGCAAGTGTCTTGCCAGAACTTGCTGATCTTGCCAACTTGAGGGAACTGGAATTGTTTTGTGATGCCACTGAAATCTCTGGTAATAAGGAAAGAGCCTCTTTCTCTAGCGATGGATTTAAAAGTCTTAAGCATCTCAGCATCCACGGCAGGTTGCCATCAGTGGCCTTTGCTAACAGATCCTTGCAAGAGGTTGAAGTGCTTGAGCTGAAGTTCGAGAAAGACATTTCAGATGGGTCACGGTCAGGTGGTGTGTCTGGTGTAGAGCATTTGCCAAGCCTGAAGTACATATTCATTGAGTTTTCGCAGAAGGATGCTGGCGCTGCTGCAACGATCGCGTCCGTGAGGAACGCTGCCGAGATGCTCCACCCTAATCATCCACTCGTCTCTTTCAAAGTTGGAGCGGCCAACTGA